One segment of Terriglobia bacterium DNA contains the following:
- a CDS encoding IS481 family transposase: QHRHEHLLPWLHHYNWHRPHGSLNHVPPISRSGLDRNNLLRLHI, encoded by the coding sequence GCAACACCGTCACGAACATCTTCTTCCCTGGCTTCACCATTACAACTGGCACCGTCCTCATGGTAGCCTCAACCATGTTCCACCTATCAGCCGCTCCGGCCTCGATCGGAACAACCTCTTGAGACTCCACATCTAA